The following are encoded together in the Choristoneura fumiferana chromosome 4, NRCan_CFum_1, whole genome shotgun sequence genome:
- the LOC141427470 gene encoding putative carbonic anhydrase 3, which produces MQVIFSVIFVLALLQAPELTRGEDFGYDGNIGPTHWGERYRECTGKHQSPININVLRVKQVALPDINFIGFDDSIDDVHVTNNGHTVLIEVENEPHPRVRGGPLDGDYIFSQMHFHWGDNDTFGSEDKINHRSFPMELHMVFYKEEYQTSKEAVKHSDGLAVLAFFYELDRHQHPAYDEITSALANVTEPHTSVVMNHPFSFLNILPYDLRRYFTYRGSLTTPPCSEVVTWLDFEQPVRLAHEQIEVFRELKSAHGKIRHNFRPIQPIGDRTVFYNIDSTYFGYNELDDPSEDTTTTKPSRRKKGNGSPPFKRASLYLSLSLIIFVGLVVM; this is translated from the exons CACCAGAACTCACAAGAGGCGAAGACTTCGGTTACGATGGAAACattg GTCCAACCCACTGGGGCGAGAGGTACCGGGAGTGCACGGGCAAGCATCAGAGCCCTATCAACATCAACGTGCTCCGAGTTAAGCAGGTCGCGCTGCCTGACATCAATTTCATCGGCTTCGACGACTCTATCGACGACGTCCATGTCACCAACAATGGACACACTG ttCTGATCGAGGTGGAAAACGAGCCGCACCCGCGCGTGCGCGGCGGCCCGCTGGACGGCGACTACATATTCAGCCAGATGCACTTCCACTGGGGCGACAACGATACCTTCGGCTCCGAAGACAAAATTAACCACCGGAG TTTCCCGATGGAGCTTCACATGGTGTTCTATAAGGAGGAATACCAGACATCCAAGGAAGCTGTGAAGCACAGCGACGGGCTCGCAGTACTGGCTTTCTTTTACgag TTGGATCGCCACCAGCACCCAGCCTACGACGAGATAACATCAGCTCTCGCCAACGTCACCGAGCCTCACACGTCAGTGGTTATGAACCATCCGTTCTCGTTCCTCAACATCCTGCCTTACGACTTGCGACGCTATTTCACGTATCGCGGATCGTTGACCACGCCGCCGTGTTCTGAGGTCGTCACTTGGCTGGACTTCGAACAGCCTGTGCGGCTTGCTCATGAACAG ATCGAAGTATTCAGAGAGCTGAAATCCGCACATGGCAAAATAAGACACAACTTCCGTCCAATACAACCAATCGGCGACAGAACCGTGTTCTACAACATCGACAGCACTTACTTCGGCTACAACGAACTGGACGACCCCAGCGAAGACACCACCACGACCAAACCCTCCAGAAGGAAGAAGGGCAATGGTAGCCCACCCTTCAAACGAGCCAGCCTGTACCTTAGCCTTAGCCTTATCATATTTGTAGGTTTAGTAGTAATGTGA
- the LOC141427472 gene encoding coiled-coil domain-containing protein 12 produces MVIMDTGESLGSLEEQALKRKERLKNLKRKNQSSENVSSDPPTEKMSLPKPKFRSYRPQDESLLEAKLEDALPPAVEDEVKDLLEAGKEKVVLQDLDISSLAPRKPDWDLKRDVAKKLEKLERRTQKAIAELIWERLKQGKDDNLGAMITMTDKPAVDD; encoded by the exons ATGGTGATCATGGACACAGGTGAAAGCCTTGGTAGTTTAGAGGAGCAAGCGctcaaaagaaaagaaagactCAAAAACTTGAAAAGAAAGAACCAAAGCTCCGAGAATGTGTCGTCCGATCCGCCGACCGAAAAAATGTCGCTTCCAAA GCCCAAATTTCGAAGCTACAGACCACAAGACGAGTCGCTTCTGGAGGCGAAACTGGAAGACGCATTACCGCCAGCAGTGGAGGATGAAGTCAAGGACTTATTAGAAGCtggcaaagagaag GTGGTTCTTCAAGACCTAGATATATCTAGTCTAGCACCTAGAAAACCTGATTGGGATTTAAAACGAGATGTGGCAAAGAAATTGGAAAAGCTAGAAAGAAGAACACAAAAAGCTATTGCAGAACTCATATGGGAGAGGCTTAAGCAAGGGAAAGATGATAATTTAGGGGCCATGATCACAATGACTGATAAACCTGCTGTAGATGATTAA
- the LOC141427473 gene encoding uncharacterized protein, which translates to MRLVPALILATLFAIAVAQDSTTNAINDHFNSIQTKPSVRLDPYIRKALLKALSDLEEGDQVTTDTDITDGSSTVESELLKTGEDITENSSTQTPERIQIHSFVVNGQSAFANSTNVTPTFIDSNISILSTTAGNVENQVTATLPTQLPQNEISQTRDSGVNVQQVRSIQETTSNNIISNSVNTKPTPSTTTTTTTTTTTTPRPTHNKDGENIEDVDKRDVQVFQAPLVAAFTVHQDAQGLPKKVVPIFQQQNIANAATPLAGPSLSAVDVPPQVIRQQNFNQNNGGQPDFISHQLALQKQLEEKQRILEEQLRLLQIQQRQQEEMLRKQQFFFQQKQQQQQQQQQQQQQQQQQAQRQQQIQFEQQRIQAIPSVNNFQVQGLPKNNAPNQFVNQNNGPRPQSSQVSIQASVPLDHPNGVTIQQQLPNREAVDFLIHLRNQQNEQFPLQENHLPHGISNFLQPNFNQQQNFNQIRLDDPFRQKQGNRVFRQESGVGNFGFNNLQNLNQNQNRFNTFTPTFSNRFFPTTRNNQFNPADIELKQLLVQTGLNSRSPEDLNIVSKVLSLNHGVPINNNISNRLPFDSRRHLRTL; encoded by the coding sequence GTGCCGGCTTTGATTCTCGCTACCCTATTTGCAATAGCGGTAGCGCAGGACTCGACGACCAACGCGATCAACGACCATTTCAACAGCATCCAGACCAAACCATCGGTGCGTTTGGATCCCTACATCAGAAAAGCTCTGCTTAAAGCTCTGAGCGATCTCGAAGAGGGCGATCAAGTTACAACAGACACAGATATTACTGATGGCTCTTCAACAGTTGAATCTGAACTGTTGAAAACTGGTGAAGACATTACTGAAAACTCATCCACTCAAACTCCAGAAAGAATTCAAATACATTCTTTTGTAGTAAATGGACAGTCGGCATTCGCAAACAGCACTAATGTTACGCCTACTTTCATTGACAGTAACATTTCAATCTTAAGCACGACCGCAGGAAATGTTGAAAATCAAGTAACCGCAACACTTCCTACCCAGTTGCCTCAGAATGAAATATCCCAGACAAGAGATTCTGGGGTAAATGTGCAGCAAGTAAGGAGTATCCAAGAGACTACATCTAATAACATTATTAGCAATTCAGTGAACACCAAGCCCACACCTTCAACGACGACAACGAccactaccaccaccaccaccactccGCGCCCCACGCACAACAAAGACGGAGAAAATATCGAAGATGTCGATAAACGTGATGTTCAAGTTTTTCAAGCGCCTTTAGTAGCTGCGTTTACAGTTCATCAAGACGCTCAAGGTTTGCCTAAGAAAGTTGTGCCGATATTCCAACAACAGAATATCGCTAACGCTGCGACACCTCTTGCCGGACCATCGCTCTCTGCAGTCGACGTACCACCGCAAGTCATAAGACAGCAAAACTTCAATCAAAACAACGGCGGTCAACCAGATTTCATTAGCCACCAATTAGCATTACAAAAACAACTCGAGGAGAAACAAAGGATCCTTGAAGAACAACTTCGCTTATTACAAATTCAACAAAGACAACAGGAGGAAATGCTAAGGAAACAACAGTTCTTTTTTCAGCAAAAGcagcagcaacaacaacaacaacaacaacaacagcaacaacaacaacaacaagcacAAAGGCAACAGCAAATTCAGTTCGAACAGCAACGTATCCAAGCCATTCCTTCTGTAAACAATTTTCAGGTGCAAGGATTGCCGAAGAACAATGCCCCTAATCAATTCGTTAATCAAAACAACGGTCCCCGCCCACAGAGCTCTCAAGTGTCAATCCAAGCAAGTGTACCTCTAGACCACCCTAATGGTGTAACAATTCAACAACAGCTGCCGAACAGAGAGGCCGTTGACTTTTTGATTCACTTACGAAATCAACAAAATGAGCAGTTTCCCCTTCAGGAAAACCATCTCCCGCATGGCATAAGCAACTTCTTGCAGCCGAATTTCAATCAACAACAAAATTTTAATCAGATACGACTAGATGACCCGTTCAGACAAAAACAGGGAAATCGTGTATTCCGACAAGAAAGTGGGGTCGGTAATTTtggttttaataatttacaaaatcttAATCAAAACCAAAATCGATTTAATACATTTACCCCCACCTTCAGCAATCGTTTCTTTCCAACAACGAGAAATAATCAATTCAATCCGGCAGAtattgaactaaaacaattgttAGTTCAAACCGGTTTGAATTCCAGAAGCCCTGAAGACCTGAACATAGTCTCAAAAGTGTTGTCTCTTAACCACGGAGTACCCATCAACAATAACATCTCAAACAGGTTGCCATTTGACAGCAGAAGACACCTCAGGACGCTATAA